AATAAGAATAATCTTTGAAGGAATGAAAAGAGTAGAAGATAACTATTTAGGTGGTGGAGGTTCAAGAGGAAACGGTAGAGTTATATTTAAAGATATAAAAATATATTTCAAAGATAGATCCTATTATATAGGACAGTCAGAACCACAATTAAAAGGAGAATATAAATCTGTATCTGAAGCTTTAAAAAACTTTCAAAAATAAGGTATAAGCAATGAATATATATAAAGTAGATATTACACCATACTCAGTTTTTAAATCATTACCGTCAGCTTACACAATTTTTGGAGCAATATCTTGGGCTTATAGACTTTTATATGGAGAAGAAGATTTAATAAAACTACTAAATAATTTTGAACAAGGTAATATTCCATTTTTAATAAGTTCAATATTTCCAAAACAAGATAAAAATTTATTACTACCAAAACCAATACTAAAATCAATAAGAAAAAGCACAAATCAAAAAATAGACTTTAAAAAATTTAAAAGGATTAACTTTATCCCGATAGATTTATTTACAGAAATACTACAAGGAAAAATACAAGATGAGTTAGAGCTGAATTTAAAATTAGAAGAGATAAACTTATCAACTACAAAATTTGCAACAGTTGATAATATTCCACATGCATCAATAGATAGAATTACAGGTTCTACAGGAGAAGGTGGAGAACTTTATTTTGAAGAAATAGTTGCAATATCAGAAGGATATTTCTTTTTAGCAGTAGAAAGCCAAGAAATAAAACAAAAAATAGAAAGCAGTTTAAAAGTTATAGAAGATATTGGACTTGGCGGAAATAGATCTATAGGATTTGGAAAAGTAAAATTTGGAAAACTTGAAGAAATAAAACAACTCAAAGAATATTTCACAAATAAAACAGATAGATTTATAACTTTATCACCAGTAATTCCAGATAACAAAATAAATTACAAAGAAAGTTTTTATGATTATTTCACATTTAGAGGAGCTGTTGATAACAATTATGATTTTAAAGGAATGGATATTTGGAAAAATAAAGTATTTTACCTAAAAGAAGGAAGTCAGATAAAAGTAAAAGAAAACTCAAATTACTATGGAAATTTAATAAAAAATCAAAAAGCAGGAAAAAATATTTATCAGTATGGACTTGCGTTTCCTTTATATATACAAGGAGGGAATAAATAAATGCCAGAATATAAATTAAAAACCCTTTCACCAATACATATAGGAAATGGAGAACAAATAAATAACTGGGCATATTCAATAGATAACAATAAAATATCAATATATAAATTTGAAAAAGTAGTAAATAGCATAAAAAATAACAAACAAAGATTAATAAATCTAACTG
This genomic stretch from Hydrogenothermus marinus harbors:
- the csm4 gene encoding type III-A CRISPR-associated RAMP protein Csm4, yielding MNIYKVDITPYSVFKSLPSAYTIFGAISWAYRLLYGEEDLIKLLNNFEQGNIPFLISSIFPKQDKNLLLPKPILKSIRKSTNQKIDFKKFKRINFIPIDLFTEILQGKIQDELELNLKLEEINLSTTKFATVDNIPHASIDRITGSTGEGGELYFEEIVAISEGYFFLAVESQEIKQKIESSLKVIEDIGLGGNRSIGFGKVKFGKLEEIKQLKEYFTNKTDRFITLSPVIPDNKINYKESFYDYFTFRGAVDNNYDFKGMDIWKNKVFYLKEGSQIKVKENSNYYGNLIKNQKAGKNIYQYGLAFPLYIQGGNK